Proteins encoded by one window of Dietzia sp. B32:
- a CDS encoding McrC family protein: protein MTAPSTDPGASTAPAQSTASTVALEFDEFDRRGRLVTLSWEGAQHLSQTGLVEVLPAGRDTWRLIPCGAVGSVRVEGLSVRVMPAASLGLTQLFFLLDHAADDPFLASSVQARDDDELWTSVAESMARLAHQALAPGLLRGYRRVDEALTTVRGRIRLGDQIRRHPGMTIPLEVTYSEFTPDIAENRILRTAAHRLQFLPELPDATRRRLAMVDARLSDATLIGQGSPVPAWTPSRLNARYQDALALADRIVRRISVEVEDGHAASAAFVTEMPSLFERFVEAELTAALDGHGGRLLQNPVVNLDSGTEAGDAPSGRHSAPPDDGDHISVRTGLVYEVDGEPVTTFVPTYPTDRRARAAEHYRLLAACTALGVDRAYLVYPAQRRDDAPQPRRIVHTDISIVEYPVDLSRGPAESQRAIVELAEHARELAAPPAARHRTESRHRTGSRHRTEPGHGTGSDHSTGSHDAEGRRHAR from the coding sequence GTGACCGCACCCTCGACCGACCCGGGGGCGTCGACGGCGCCGGCACAGTCGACGGCGTCCACGGTGGCCCTTGAGTTCGACGAGTTCGACCGCCGGGGCCGGCTCGTCACGCTCAGCTGGGAGGGCGCCCAGCACCTCTCGCAGACCGGACTGGTGGAGGTGCTGCCCGCCGGCCGCGACACGTGGCGGCTCATCCCCTGCGGCGCCGTGGGTTCGGTCCGGGTCGAGGGCCTGTCGGTGCGGGTCATGCCCGCCGCGAGCCTGGGGCTGACGCAGCTGTTCTTCCTGCTCGACCACGCGGCCGACGACCCCTTCCTCGCCTCGTCGGTGCAGGCCAGGGACGACGACGAGCTGTGGACCTCCGTCGCCGAGTCCATGGCCCGGTTGGCGCACCAGGCGCTGGCCCCCGGACTTCTGCGCGGGTACCGCAGGGTCGACGAGGCGCTGACCACGGTGCGCGGCAGGATCCGCCTGGGTGACCAGATCCGCCGCCATCCGGGCATGACCATCCCACTCGAGGTCACCTACTCCGAGTTCACCCCGGACATCGCCGAGAACCGCATCCTGCGCACGGCCGCCCACCGCCTGCAGTTCCTGCCCGAACTGCCCGACGCCACCCGCCGCCGACTGGCCATGGTCGACGCTCGACTGTCGGATGCCACACTCATCGGCCAGGGCTCACCCGTGCCCGCGTGGACGCCCAGCCGGCTCAACGCCCGCTACCAGGACGCGCTCGCGCTGGCGGACCGCATCGTGCGGCGGATCTCGGTGGAGGTCGAGGACGGCCACGCCGCCTCGGCGGCCTTCGTCACCGAGATGCCGTCGCTCTTCGAACGCTTCGTGGAGGCCGAACTGACCGCCGCCCTCGACGGCCACGGGGGCCGACTGCTGCAGAACCCCGTCGTCAATCTGGACTCCGGTACCGAGGCCGGTGACGCGCCGTCGGGGCGCCACAGCGCGCCGCCCGACGACGGTGACCACATCTCCGTGCGCACGGGGTTGGTCTACGAGGTCGACGGCGAGCCGGTCACCACGTTCGTACCGACCTATCCCACGGACCGCCGGGCTCGCGCCGCCGAGCACTATCGACTGTTGGCCGCCTGCACCGCGCTCGGGGTGGATCGGGCGTACCTGGTCTACCCGGCCCAGCGGCGCGACGACGCCCCCCAGCCGCGGCGGATCGTGCACACCGACATCTCGATCGTGGAGTACCCGGTGGACCTCTCCCGCGGCCCCGCCGAGAGCCAGCGGGCTATCGTCGAGTTGGCCGAGCACGCCCGTGAGCTGGCCGCACCGCCCGCCGCGCGCCACCGAACCGAATCGCGGCACCGCACCGGGTCACGTCATCGCACGGAGCCAGGTCACGGCACAGGGTCAGATCACAGCACAGGGTCACACGACGCCGAAGGGAGACGACACGCCCGATGA
- a CDS encoding alpha/beta hydrolase family protein — translation MSPRSSLPHRALGSSALALALVAGSVMPAVAEDGQAGSSSSVGEVAFDAVAGSLEQTPVGSTAELLGSVGSANVPIVPASVEEVGVPTRVDPSIRTTEFLGVDRYDGPDNVYEYWSVQSAAMQRVVTVEVVRSRGTGPAPVLYMLDGVGAPEYSTGWNHVADIHEVMADENVHIVNPAGAFASFYSDWEKVDPVLGNHKWETFLTEELPPIVAEELDTNGKSAIAGNSMGAQAAMHLAAQHPDLYDAVMALSGNYSTMDPLGYQTVRLSVVTRGGDLDNMWGPYGSERWRYHDTISHPEKLQDTAVYMSAGTGDIGPADPGEYGSEKFAMWFGIVLERGVHEATQAFSRALTDAGVDHRADYGDNGLHNWATFMRHFDAGWEYIEPALRD, via the coding sequence ATGTCCCCGCGTTCTTCCCTCCCCCACCGCGCCCTCGGCTCCAGCGCACTCGCCCTCGCCCTCGTCGCGGGCTCGGTCATGCCGGCCGTAGCCGAGGACGGGCAGGCCGGATCCTCGTCCTCCGTGGGCGAGGTGGCGTTCGACGCGGTCGCCGGGAGCCTCGAGCAGACTCCCGTCGGCTCCACCGCCGAACTGTTGGGCTCGGTCGGATCGGCGAACGTCCCGATCGTCCCCGCGTCCGTCGAGGAGGTCGGCGTCCCGACGAGGGTCGACCCTTCCATCAGGACGACCGAGTTCCTCGGCGTCGATCGCTACGACGGCCCGGACAACGTGTACGAGTACTGGTCCGTCCAGTCCGCAGCCATGCAGCGGGTGGTCACCGTGGAGGTCGTCAGGTCCCGCGGCACGGGGCCGGCACCTGTCCTGTACATGCTCGACGGCGTCGGGGCACCCGAGTACAGCACGGGCTGGAACCACGTCGCGGACATCCACGAGGTGATGGCGGACGAGAACGTCCATATCGTCAACCCGGCGGGCGCGTTCGCCTCCTTCTACTCGGACTGGGAGAAAGTGGACCCGGTGCTCGGCAACCACAAGTGGGAGACTTTCCTCACCGAGGAGCTGCCGCCCATCGTCGCGGAAGAGCTGGACACCAACGGCAAGTCGGCCATCGCGGGCAACTCGATGGGCGCCCAGGCGGCGATGCATCTGGCCGCCCAACATCCGGATCTGTACGACGCGGTGATGGCATTAAGCGGCAACTACTCGACAATGGACCCGCTCGGATATCAAACGGTGCGGCTGAGCGTCGTGACCCGTGGCGGCGATCTCGACAACATGTGGGGGCCGTACGGAAGTGAGCGGTGGCGGTATCACGACACCATCTCGCACCCGGAGAAGCTGCAGGACACGGCCGTCTACATGTCGGCCGGCACCGGTGACATCGGTCCGGCGGATCCGGGCGAGTACGGAAGCGAGAAGTTCGCGATGTGGTTCGGCATCGTCCTCGAGCGTGGCGTGCACGAGGCGACACAGGCGTTCTCGCGGGCGTTGACGGACGCCGGGGTCGACCACCGTGCGGACTACGGAGACAACGGCCTGCACAACTGGGCGACCTTCATGCGGCACTTCGACGCCGGATGGGAGTACATCGAGCCCGCACTCCGGGACTGA
- a CDS encoding SGNH/GDSL hydrolase family protein, which yields MTDADDASRRMWMSLGLAAVGTVGAYRGAYEVLAQQARIARRVIPKPTSRPYEGDGLYRPGARSPEPWRPGMTCDVHMMIFGDSLAAGLGADSPDELPGVLLARGLAEESGWNVRLSIKAIVGATSKGLPGQVEAMQIAHGDPDISVILIGGNDITSRNAIGPSARRVGEAVQALRGNGSHVVVGTCPDLSIIKPVPQPLRSVMSGLSRRLAAAQAVQARKAGGVPVSLAETLAPEFHRRGESLFSPDRFHPNSAGYELAAGLLLPAVCVALGVWDEVPEDLRPRGADEAAASLVEAERAADEAGNATEHAAEPAVDEGTDVDARDRSAAHIEHRESVVARLTTRLTDFVRTHEDADDGERNTFLHNEGVDGDPENTGYARVAADTLRRRSRILRLTRSTRDDPDRQD from the coding sequence ATGACCGACGCCGACGACGCCTCGCGACGCATGTGGATGAGCCTCGGGCTGGCAGCCGTGGGCACGGTGGGGGCGTACCGCGGCGCGTACGAGGTGCTGGCTCAGCAGGCCAGGATCGCGCGCCGGGTGATCCCCAAACCCACCTCCCGGCCCTATGAGGGCGACGGGCTCTACCGACCCGGGGCCCGCTCCCCGGAACCGTGGCGGCCCGGCATGACGTGCGACGTGCACATGATGATCTTCGGCGACTCGCTCGCCGCTGGCCTCGGTGCCGACTCCCCGGACGAGCTGCCCGGCGTGCTGCTGGCGCGCGGCCTGGCCGAGGAATCGGGCTGGAACGTACGGCTGAGCATCAAGGCGATCGTGGGTGCCACCTCCAAGGGACTGCCCGGGCAGGTCGAGGCCATGCAGATCGCCCACGGCGACCCTGACATCTCGGTGATCCTCATCGGCGGGAACGACATCACCTCCCGCAACGCGATCGGCCCGTCGGCTCGCCGGGTGGGCGAGGCGGTTCAGGCGCTGCGCGGGAACGGCTCCCACGTCGTGGTGGGAACCTGCCCCGATCTGAGCATCATCAAACCGGTCCCCCAGCCGCTGCGCTCGGTCATGTCCGGGCTGAGCCGGCGTCTCGCCGCCGCGCAGGCCGTGCAGGCGCGCAAGGCCGGCGGCGTCCCCGTCTCGCTGGCCGAGACGCTCGCGCCCGAGTTCCACCGACGCGGCGAGAGTCTGTTCTCGCCCGACCGCTTCCACCCCAACTCCGCCGGGTACGAGCTCGCCGCAGGGCTGTTGTTGCCCGCCGTGTGCGTGGCCCTGGGTGTGTGGGACGAGGTGCCCGAAGACCTCCGGCCCCGCGGCGCCGACGAGGCCGCCGCCTCGCTCGTGGAGGCCGAGCGCGCAGCCGACGAGGCCGGGAATGCGACCGAGCACGCAGCTGAGCCCGCGGTCGACGAGGGCACGGACGTGGACGCGCGCGACCGGTCCGCTGCGCACATCGAGCACCGCGAGTCCGTGGTCGCCCGTCTGACCACACGCCTCACCGACTTCGTCCGCACCCACGAGGATGCGGACGACGGGGAACGGAACACGTTCCTGCATAATGAGGGCGTGGACGGTGACCCAGAGAACACGGGGTACGCCCGCGTGGCCGCGGACACACTCCGCCGCCGTAGCCGGATCCTGAGGCTGACCCGCTCGACGCGGGACGACCCGGACCGGCAGGACTGA
- a CDS encoding PadR family transcriptional regulator — protein sequence MAERSGGTWRPSSGAVYPALSLLEDEGLIEPAEDAGPKHYRLTDAGRDEVDALKDRPAPWEDATQEATAGLGGSVELWKALGDAAVAVRAVVQTGDAAAGSAATDELVALRKRLYGLLADAGE from the coding sequence CTGGCCGAGCGCAGTGGCGGGACCTGGCGACCCAGCTCCGGCGCCGTGTACCCCGCCCTGTCACTGCTTGAGGACGAGGGGCTGATCGAACCCGCAGAGGACGCCGGCCCCAAGCACTACCGACTCACCGACGCCGGTCGGGACGAGGTCGACGCACTCAAGGACCGCCCGGCGCCCTGGGAGGACGCCACCCAGGAAGCCACCGCCGGACTCGGCGGGAGCGTGGAGTTGTGGAAGGCGCTCGGCGATGCCGCCGTGGCCGTGCGGGCCGTGGTGCAGACCGGGGACGCTGCCGCCGGCTCCGCCGCGACCGACGAACTGGTCGCACTGCGCAAGCGCCTCTACGGCCTGCTGGCGGACGCCGGCGAGTAG
- a CDS encoding DUF4307 domain-containing protein, protein MSEPRSDAPSQHPVGPPADRYGDADRGSRVMGKVIAVVLALLVGGLLVAGVYTMWRLNQTPDITGEAIGVEVVDDTRVDLSFTVTREEPGTPAYCIVRAQEESKGELGRREVYVPPSENNTIQIDASVFTTGRAFVADVYGCGDDVPDYLRR, encoded by the coding sequence ATGAGTGAGCCGAGGTCGGACGCCCCGTCGCAGCACCCCGTGGGCCCGCCCGCCGACCGCTACGGAGACGCCGACCGCGGGTCGCGCGTGATGGGCAAGGTCATCGCCGTGGTGCTCGCACTGCTCGTGGGCGGCCTCCTGGTCGCGGGCGTCTACACCATGTGGAGGCTCAACCAGACACCGGACATCACCGGCGAGGCGATCGGGGTGGAGGTCGTCGACGACACCCGGGTCGATCTGTCGTTCACCGTCACCCGGGAGGAGCCCGGCACGCCCGCCTACTGCATCGTCCGGGCCCAGGAGGAGTCGAAGGGCGAGCTCGGCCGGCGCGAGGTGTACGTCCCGCCGTCCGAGAACAACACGATCCAGATCGACGCCTCCGTCTTCACCACCGGGCGCGCGTTCGTCGCCGACGTCTACGGGTGTGGCGACGACGTCCCCGACTACCTGCGCCGGTAG
- a CDS encoding acetyl-CoA C-acetyltransferase — protein sequence MPEAVIVSYARSPIGRANKGSLVGIRSDDLTAQMVKAALDKVPALDPTQIDDLMLGCGLPGGEQGFNMGRVVSVLAGLDTVPGTTVNRYCSSSLQTTRMALHAIKAGEGDVFISAGVETVSNFAKGTADHWPDTHNPIFADAEARTAKRAEGGAETWTDPRVNGQLPDVYIPMGQTAENVAQMTGITREEQDRWGVRSHSRAIEAIERGHFANEISAVTMPDGTVVTTDDGPRAGTTYEKVSQLNPVFRPDGTIAAGNCCPLNDGAAALVIMSDTKAKELGLTPLARVVSTGVSGLSPEIMGLGPIEAVKNALRIAGKSISDIDLFEINEAFAVQVLGSARELGIDEDKLNINGGAIALGHPFGMTGARITASLINNLQAEDKQFGVETMCVGGGQGMAMVLERLS from the coding sequence ATGCCGGAAGCCGTGATCGTCTCGTACGCCCGTTCCCCCATCGGGCGCGCCAACAAGGGTTCCCTCGTGGGCATCCGCTCCGACGACCTCACCGCCCAGATGGTCAAGGCCGCACTGGACAAGGTCCCCGCGCTCGACCCCACCCAGATCGACGACCTCATGCTGGGTTGTGGCCTGCCGGGTGGCGAGCAGGGCTTCAACATGGGCCGTGTCGTCTCCGTGCTCGCCGGCCTGGACACCGTTCCGGGCACCACCGTGAACCGCTACTGCTCCTCCTCGCTGCAGACCACCCGTATGGCGCTGCACGCGATCAAGGCCGGCGAGGGTGACGTCTTCATCTCCGCCGGTGTGGAGACCGTCTCGAACTTCGCCAAGGGCACCGCCGACCACTGGCCGGACACCCACAACCCGATCTTCGCCGACGCCGAGGCCCGCACCGCCAAGCGCGCCGAGGGTGGCGCCGAGACCTGGACCGACCCGCGGGTGAACGGCCAGCTCCCGGACGTCTACATCCCCATGGGCCAGACCGCCGAGAACGTCGCCCAGATGACGGGCATCACCCGCGAGGAGCAGGACCGCTGGGGCGTGCGCTCGCACAGCCGGGCCATCGAGGCCATCGAGCGTGGACACTTCGCCAACGAGATCTCCGCGGTCACGATGCCCGACGGCACCGTCGTCACCACCGACGACGGCCCCCGCGCCGGCACGACCTACGAGAAGGTCTCGCAGCTCAACCCGGTGTTCCGCCCCGACGGCACCATCGCGGCCGGCAACTGCTGCCCGCTCAACGACGGTGCCGCCGCCCTGGTGATCATGTCCGACACCAAGGCCAAGGAGCTGGGCCTCACCCCGCTCGCGCGCGTCGTCTCCACCGGCGTGTCCGGCCTGTCGCCCGAGATCATGGGCCTGGGCCCGATCGAGGCCGTCAAGAACGCCCTGCGCATCGCCGGCAAGTCGATCTCCGACATCGACCTGTTCGAGATCAACGAGGCGTTCGCCGTGCAGGTGCTCGGTTCGGCCCGCGAGCTCGGCATCGACGAGGACAAGCTCAACATCAACGGCGGCGCCATCGCGCTGGGCCACCCCTTCGGCATGACGGGCGCCCGCATCACCGCATCGCTCATCAACAACCTGCAGGCCGAGGACAAGCAGTTCGGCGTCGAGACCATGTGCGTCGGCGGCGGCCAGGGCATGGCGATGGTGCTCGAGCGCCTCAGCTGA
- a CDS encoding excalibur calcium-binding domain-containing protein, whose translation MPIVLPSMARPTLTEPAYVAPPAWKPVLAWAGLVVGGLVVVAALGTLGSGVIESVAMALIGLAMAVPGGWWVHCEREDRTRAEEDFLLDRQSAEAARSMSGYVSPDALSPLTWSTPLAPFVRRWPVVGAVSVAMLVLGAALMPTPEPAATPASSPVAATSTVTTTARATAPTTTAPTTLSQAPASSPESATPVATGVPQSTYAPVPEPAPEPTYAPPQTYAPAPLAEPVQQATYYPNCSAARAAGAAPLYRGQPGYASKLDRDNDGVACE comes from the coding sequence ATGCCGATCGTCCTGCCCTCCATGGCGCGTCCCACCCTCACCGAACCGGCCTACGTCGCGCCCCCGGCCTGGAAGCCGGTCCTGGCCTGGGCCGGCCTGGTCGTGGGTGGGCTCGTCGTGGTGGCGGCGCTCGGCACGCTCGGCAGCGGCGTCATCGAGTCGGTCGCGATGGCGCTGATCGGCCTGGCCATGGCAGTGCCCGGCGGTTGGTGGGTCCACTGCGAGCGCGAGGACCGCACGCGCGCCGAGGAGGACTTCCTGCTCGACCGGCAGTCGGCGGAGGCCGCCCGGTCGATGTCCGGCTACGTCTCCCCGGATGCGCTGAGCCCGTTGACCTGGAGTACCCCGTTGGCCCCGTTCGTCCGCCGCTGGCCGGTGGTCGGCGCGGTCTCGGTCGCCATGCTCGTCCTCGGCGCGGCGCTGATGCCCACTCCCGAGCCGGCAGCGACCCCGGCCTCGAGTCCGGTGGCCGCGACCAGCACCGTCACCACCACGGCCCGGGCCACCGCGCCGACCACAACCGCGCCGACCACCCTGAGCCAGGCCCCGGCGAGCTCACCGGAATCGGCGACGCCGGTCGCGACCGGCGTCCCTCAGTCCACCTACGCGCCGGTTCCGGAGCCCGCCCCCGAGCCGACCTATGCGCCGCCGCAGACCTACGCGCCCGCCCCGCTGGCGGAGCCGGTCCAGCAGGCGACCTACTACCCCAACTGCTCCGCGGCCCGCGCGGCCGGGGCAGCCCCGCTCTACCGCGGCCAGCCCGGGTACGCCTCGAAGCTCGACCGCGACAACGACGGTGTCGCCTGCGAGTGA
- the greA gene encoding transcription elongation factor GreA: MANDTQVHWLTQESYDRLMAEKEALIANRPVIAAEINERREEGDLKENAGYHAAREQQGQEEARIRTIDDLLANAQVGETPTESGVALIGSVVRAYYNGNEDTKETFLIGTRGEGSGKDDLEIYSPESPLGKAVLGAKNGESREYTAPNGKKVSVTIVTAEPYQS; the protein is encoded by the coding sequence ATGGCGAACGACACCCAGGTCCACTGGTTGACCCAGGAATCGTACGACCGCCTCATGGCCGAGAAGGAGGCGCTGATCGCTAACCGTCCGGTCATCGCCGCCGAGATCAACGAGCGGCGCGAAGAGGGCGATCTCAAGGAGAACGCCGGCTACCACGCCGCGCGTGAGCAGCAAGGCCAGGAAGAGGCCCGCATCCGGACGATCGACGACCTGCTGGCCAACGCCCAGGTCGGCGAGACGCCCACCGAGTCCGGCGTCGCGCTCATCGGCTCCGTCGTCCGCGCCTACTACAACGGCAACGAGGACACCAAGGAGACCTTCCTCATCGGTACCCGCGGCGAGGGCTCCGGCAAGGACGACCTGGAGATCTACTCCCCCGAGTCCCCGCTGGGCAAGGCCGTGCTCGGCGCCAAGAACGGTGAGTCCCGCGAGTACACCGCCCCCAACGGCAAGAAGGTCTCCGTCACCATCGTGACCGCGGAGCCGTACCAGAGCTGA
- a CDS encoding AAA family ATPase: protein MSDGSQDRPHGPAPTIEAAAGRVLGPALRTGQSPFEDDLYTWTPEVAEELARRLDADPEEGTAGAAGAAASGSTRSPVMQALHDQLEGAPRPVVLLAAELLFIQQLPLSTVTARLKRGRVRDVLSWIEDAPEIPADLDEVLSEKGPLTGGLGFNVQMREHLRWLCSFVIHWAELDASVRDAALSDPWEFQRAARSTPGDWRAIRYSLQYLVWPGYFQPIVKHEHKTRIRDAFADLIGGPSGIDELDIDQDLHRISEVLSAQLGQPVDWYRGSVANQWQRHRDDHSRRAWLVRPGRGGVGQAGQWVAQNRIALPASHLPRIPAHASRLEVSQAVEQGYPHLDYQARFQLTAELHTFLSRMNPQDVVATVADAKLHLGTLTDDLGYVDDGGQQLERSVLWSAVTLDLETLPSPLSELIGEPGTVVDLTDGLDAMLSAMHPGRHSAASQVAEAPAAGAVPTLPEVTEELADSLHMPRAELQEIVDTLQQRQQIVFYGPPGTGKTFLAQELARFLAGPDDPSRVQLVQFHPSYAYEDFFEGYRPTLTESGQPGFALQAGPLRRQAARATSESGREHPSFLIIDEMNRADLARVFGEMYFLLEYRDRTVLPQYSPDTSFRLPRNLFIIGTMNTADRSIAMVDAAIRRRFAFMELHPDTPPVAGVLRRHLEARGVTTEPAELLEALNSEIDDSDRDLRIGPSYFMKDQATEPGGLEAIWRFDLLPLLEEHYYGRLTRAEVHERFGLAALRRKIGRA from the coding sequence GTGTCAGACGGTTCCCAGGACAGGCCCCACGGCCCGGCCCCGACTATCGAAGCGGCGGCCGGGCGGGTCCTGGGACCGGCACTGCGGACCGGTCAGTCCCCCTTCGAGGACGACCTCTACACCTGGACGCCCGAGGTGGCCGAGGAGCTGGCCCGCCGTCTCGACGCGGACCCCGAAGAAGGCACGGCGGGCGCGGCGGGCGCCGCCGCATCGGGGTCGACCCGCTCCCCCGTGATGCAGGCCCTGCACGATCAGCTCGAGGGCGCCCCGCGCCCCGTGGTCCTGCTCGCCGCGGAGCTGCTCTTCATCCAGCAGTTGCCCCTGTCCACGGTCACGGCCCGCCTCAAGCGCGGCCGTGTCCGGGACGTGCTGTCCTGGATCGAGGACGCCCCCGAGATCCCGGCCGATCTGGACGAGGTCCTCAGCGAGAAGGGCCCGCTCACCGGCGGGCTGGGTTTCAACGTGCAGATGCGCGAGCACCTGCGCTGGCTGTGCTCGTTCGTCATCCACTGGGCCGAGCTCGACGCGTCCGTCCGCGACGCCGCGCTCTCGGACCCGTGGGAGTTCCAGCGCGCCGCCCGTTCCACTCCCGGTGACTGGCGGGCCATCCGCTACAGCCTCCAGTACCTCGTGTGGCCCGGGTACTTCCAGCCGATCGTCAAGCACGAGCACAAGACCCGCATCCGCGACGCGTTCGCCGACCTCATCGGCGGCCCGTCGGGCATCGACGAGCTGGACATCGACCAGGACCTGCACCGGATCTCCGAGGTCCTGTCCGCGCAGCTCGGCCAACCTGTCGACTGGTACCGCGGGTCCGTGGCCAACCAGTGGCAGCGCCACCGCGACGACCACTCTCGGCGCGCCTGGCTCGTACGGCCCGGCCGGGGCGGCGTCGGTCAGGCAGGCCAATGGGTCGCCCAGAACCGCATCGCGTTGCCCGCCTCGCACCTTCCGCGGATCCCCGCGCACGCCAGTCGCCTCGAGGTGTCCCAGGCCGTCGAGCAGGGCTACCCCCACCTGGACTACCAGGCCCGGTTCCAGCTCACCGCCGAGCTGCACACCTTTTTGTCCCGGATGAACCCGCAGGACGTGGTGGCGACGGTCGCCGACGCCAAGCTGCACCTGGGCACCCTCACCGACGACCTCGGCTACGTCGACGACGGCGGCCAGCAACTCGAGCGCTCGGTGCTGTGGAGCGCCGTCACCCTCGACCTGGAGACACTGCCCAGCCCGCTGTCCGAGCTGATCGGCGAGCCCGGCACGGTCGTCGACCTCACCGACGGACTCGACGCGATGCTGTCGGCCATGCACCCCGGCCGCCACTCCGCGGCGTCGCAGGTCGCCGAGGCACCCGCCGCCGGCGCGGTGCCGACCCTGCCCGAGGTCACCGAGGAGCTGGCCGACAGCCTGCACATGCCCCGCGCGGAGCTGCAGGAGATCGTCGACACCCTGCAGCAGAGACAGCAGATCGTGTTCTACGGCCCGCCCGGCACCGGCAAGACCTTCCTCGCCCAGGAGCTGGCCCGCTTCCTCGCCGGCCCCGACGACCCCAGCCGCGTCCAGCTGGTGCAGTTCCACCCCAGCTACGCCTACGAGGACTTCTTCGAGGGCTACCGGCCCACGCTCACCGAGTCGGGCCAGCCGGGCTTCGCCCTCCAGGCCGGGCCGCTGCGGCGCCAGGCCGCGCGGGCGACCTCGGAGTCGGGTCGCGAGCACCCGAGTTTCCTCATCATCGACGAGATGAACCGCGCCGACCTGGCACGCGTGTTCGGCGAGATGTACTTCCTGCTCGAGTACCGAGATCGGACCGTGCTGCCCCAGTACTCCCCCGACACCTCGTTCCGGCTGCCGCGCAACCTGTTCATCATCGGCACCATGAACACCGCCGACCGGTCGATCGCCATGGTCGACGCCGCCATCCGGCGACGCTTCGCGTTCATGGAACTGCACCCCGACACCCCGCCGGTGGCCGGCGTGCTGCGCCGCCACCTGGAGGCCCGCGGCGTGACGACCGAACCCGCCGAGCTGCTCGAGGCGCTCAACTCCGAGATCGACGACTCCGACCGCGACCTGCGCATCGGGCCGTCATACTTCATGAAGGACCAGGCCACCGAGCCGGGCGGACTCGAGGCGATCTGGCGCTTCGACCTGCTCCCGCTGCTCGAGGAGCACTACTACGGACGGCTCACCCGGGCCGAGGTGCACGAGCGATTCGGTCTCGCGGCACTTCGCCGCAAGATCGGGCGGGCGTGA
- a CDS encoding Bax inhibitor-1/YccA family protein, whose translation MRTSSNPVFSSLSTDSARGATHLGGAGRGAFQQGQYGQQGFGGQAGYGAPQAHPQFAADTRPMTIDDVVAKTGMTLGLLSIVGAIAFYLITMNPGLLFPFILVGGIGGLVTVLIATFARKMDSAPVTLTYGALEGLFVGAATYLFTIDLQGTGGVLGAVGAAILGTIGVFVGMLFVYKTGAVRVTPKFTRFMSAALIGVLFAALGSIVLSLFTGTNPLYNGGPIAIGFCLLCIGLAAFSFLMDFDNADRLVRAGAPSKMAWGVALGLTVTLVWLYVEILRLMSYFRD comes from the coding sequence ATGCGCACAAGCAGCAACCCGGTCTTCAGTTCACTGTCCACGGACAGCGCCCGTGGCGCCACTCACCTCGGTGGTGCCGGCCGCGGCGCGTTCCAGCAGGGCCAGTACGGCCAGCAGGGCTTCGGCGGCCAGGCCGGTTACGGTGCACCGCAGGCGCACCCGCAGTTCGCCGCCGACACGCGGCCCATGACGATCGACGACGTCGTCGCGAAGACCGGAATGACCCTCGGTCTGCTCAGCATCGTCGGCGCGATCGCCTTCTACCTGATCACCATGAACCCGGGACTCCTGTTCCCGTTCATCCTGGTCGGCGGTATTGGTGGCCTGGTCACCGTGCTGATCGCCACCTTCGCGCGCAAGATGGACTCGGCCCCCGTCACCCTGACCTACGGTGCCCTCGAGGGCCTGTTCGTCGGAGCGGCGACGTACCTGTTCACCATCGACCTGCAGGGCACCGGCGGCGTCCTCGGCGCGGTGGGTGCCGCGATCCTCGGCACCATCGGCGTGTTCGTGGGCATGCTCTTCGTCTACAAGACCGGCGCCGTGCGCGTCACGCCCAAGTTCACCCGCTTCATGTCGGCGGCGTTGATCGGCGTGCTGTTCGCGGCCCTGGGCAGCATCGTGCTGAGCCTGTTCACCGGCACCAACCCGCTGTACAACGGTGGCCCGATCGCGATCGGCTTCTGCCTCCTGTGCATCGGCCTGGCCGCCTTCAGCTTCCTGATGGACTTCGACAACGCCGACCGCCTCGTGCGCGCCGGCGCCCCGTCCAAGATGGCGTGGGGCGTTGCGCTCGGCCTGACGGTCACCCTGGTGTGGCTCTACGTCGAGATCCTGCGTCTCATGAGCTACTTCCGCGACTGA